In Puntigrus tetrazona isolate hp1 unplaced genomic scaffold, ASM1883169v1 S000000270, whole genome shotgun sequence, a single genomic region encodes these proteins:
- the rbp3 gene encoding retinol-binding protein 3 codes for MAQALLLLASLLVFSNVAHCNFSPTLIADMAKILMDNYCSPEKLAGMEEAIDAASSNTEILSISDPASLASVLTDGVKQTIFDSRVQVTYEPGFVPLKPPAMPDIPPEQLAEMIKATVKVEVLDGNIGYLRIQHIIGEEMAQKVGPILLEYIWDKILPTSAMILDLRSAVTGELSGIPYIVSYYTDPEPLLHIDSVYDRTSDVTIELWSMPTLLGKRYGTSKPLIILTSKNTLGIAEDVAYCLKNLKRATVVGENTAGGSIKINKIKVGDTDFYVTVPVAKSINPITGKSWEVNGVAPDVEVAAEDALDAAIAIIKLRAEIPELLQTAATLVADNYAFPSIGDDVAEKLGAVAAGGEYHLISTKKELEAKLSADLLKLSGDKCLKATSNIPALPPKNLTPEMFVELIKVSFHTDVLENNVGYLRFDMFGDFEHVAKIIAEHVWNKVVDTDALIIDLRNNVGGSTSSIAGFCSYFFEDDKQIALDHVYDRPSNTTRDLLTLTELTGRRYGSKKSVIVVTSGATAGAAEEFVFIMKRLGRAMIIGETTHGGCHPPETFSVGESDIFLSIPISHSDTAQGPSWEGAGIAPHIPVPADAALDTAKGILNKHFSGQK; via the exons ATGGCTCAAGCTCTGCTTCTACTAGCATCGCTGCTGGTCTTCAGCAATGTGGCTCACTGTAATTTCTCTCCAACACTTATCGCGGACATGGCAAAAATTCTGATGGACAACTACTGCTCACCAGAAAAACTCGCCGGCATGGAAGAGGCAATCGACGCTGCCAGCAGTAACACGGAGATCCTCAGCATTTCAGATCCTGCGTCCCTTGCCAGTGTTCTGACTGATGGGGTCAAACAAACAATTTTTGATTCCAGAGTACAAGTCACATACGAGCCAGGTTTCGTGCCTCTAAAACCCCCAGCTATGCCTGACATCCCACCGGAGCAGCTGGCGGAAATGATCAAAGCCACAGTCAAAGTCGAGGTCCTGGATGGAAACATTGGTTACCTGAGGATCCAGCACATCATTGGAGAGGAGATGGCTCAGAAAGTTGGACCTATTTTGCTGGAGTACATCTGGGATAAAATCCTTCCAACATCCGCCATGATTCTTGACTTGCGTAGCGCAGTCACTGGTGAGCTGTCTGGAATCCCATACATCGTGTCCTACTACACCGATCCCGAGCCTCTACTCCACATTGATTCTGTGTACGATCGCACCTCTGATGTCACCATAGAGCTGTGGTCCATGCCGACCCTATTGGGAAAGAGGTATGGCACCTCCAAACCCTTGATTATTCTGACGAGCAAGAATACTCTCGGGATTGCAGAAGATGTGGCATACTGCCTTAAAAACCTTAAAAGGGCCACCGTCGTTGGGGAGAACACGGCTGGGGGAAGtataaaaatcaacaaaatcaaGGTGGGTGACACTGACTTCTATGTGACGGTGCCGGTTGCTAAGTCTATAAACCCCATCACTGGAAAGAGCTGGGAGGTCAACGGAGTGGCACCAGATGTTGAAGTTGCTGCAGAAGATGCCCTTGACGCTGCCATTGCAATCATTAAACTCCGTGCTGAAATCCCAGAGTTGCTCCAGACTGCAGCCACACTGGTCGCAGACAACTACGCGTTTCCGAGCATCGGGGATGATGTTGCTGAGAAGCTGGGAGCTGTCGCGGCTGGCGGGGAATACCATCTGATCTCCACAAAGAAAGAACTGGAAGCAAAGCTCTCGGCTGACCTCCTAAAACTGTCAGGAGACAAGTGTCTGAAGGCCACCAGCAACATCCCCGCACTTCCTCCGAAG AATCTCACACCTGAGATGTTCGTTGAGCTCATCAAAGTTTCTTTCCACACTGATGTATTGGAAAACAATGTTGGCTACCTTCGCTTTGACATGTTTGGAGATTTTGAACATGTTGCTAAGATCATTGCGGAGCATGTCTGGAATAAAGTGGTGGACACTGATGCGCTGATCATCGATTTGAG gaaCAATGTTGGTGGGTCCACCTCCTCCATTGCTGGCTTTTGCTCATACTTCTTTGAAGATGACAAGCAGATTGCGCTAGACCACGTGTACGACAGACCCTCCAACACCACAAGAGATCTTCTGACCCTCACAGAACTTACAG GCAGGAGATACGGCAGTAAAAAGAGTGTGATAGTCGTCACTAGCGGTGCGACCGCTGGAGCCGCTGAGGAGTTTGTTTTCATCATGAAGAGGCTGGGACGTGCAATGATTATCGGTGAGACAACCCACGGAGGCTGTCACCCCCCAGAGACCTTCAGTGTTGGCGAAAGCGACATCTTTCTGTCTATTCCAATCAGCCATTCAGACACTGCTCAGGGCCCTTCCTGGGAGGGTGCTGGCATCGCCCCTCATATTCCCGTACCCGCTGATGCTGCCCTCGACACGGCAAAGGGCATCCTCAATAAGCATTTTTCTGGCCAAAAATAA
- the LOC122333378 gene encoding retinol-binding protein 3-like has product MAGTVGLFALFVVACQVLLIDASFQPALVLDMAKILLENYCFPENLVGMREAIQQAISSGEILLISDRKTLAAVLSAGVQGALNDPRLTVSYEPNYTPITPPALQSLPTEQLIRLIRNTVKLELMDNDVGYLRIDRIIGQETAAKLGRLLHDNIWKKVAHTSAMIFDLRFSTAGEISGVPYIISYFSDSEPLLHIDTIYERPTNTTKELWTMPNLLGERYGKLKELIVLISKRTTGAAEAVAYILKHLKRAIIVGERSAGGSVKVDKLRVGNSGFYITVPVAKSVNPITGQSWEVTGVSPSVNINPKEGISKAKSLITIRKSILKAVQRVSDIIQRFYAFKDKIPALLNHLSKTDFSTVISEEDLASKLNYELQSIFEDPRLNIKTLQGSSDKGQEPPTTPSSVGNLNDASFKLEIISGNIGYLRFDRFPTATVLIELEDQMKEKIWQPVRDTENLIIDLRYNTGGSTEALPILLSYMFDVSSKTHLFSIYDSIQNVTVDFHTLRNISGPSYGSRKGVYILTSYNTAEAGEEFAYLMQSLHRGTVVGEITSGMLLHSRTFPVEETSLGITVPVVNFIDIHGECWLGGGVVPDAIVLAEDAVERGQEIIAFHKDIPALVREAGELLEKHYTGAEIAAKASKLLQSKLTEGLYRSVVDYESLASQLTADLQEISGDHRLHIFNCEIEPESLHSVPKIPSPEEAGFIIDAMFKVEVLPGNIGYLRSDMMEDIKVLRAIGPQLVRVVWNKLVNTEMLIIDLRYNTGGYSTAIPLLCTYFFDAQPLKHLYTIFDPPKRNATKVMTLPEVLGQRYGSQKDIYILTSHITGSAAEAFTRTMKDLKRATVIGEPTVGGALSSGTYQIGNSILYVSIPNQAVLSAVTGKAWSVSGVEPHIAAQSSEALSVAQKIISAKDQKKKSGK; this is encoded by the coding sequence ATGGCAGGAACTGTAGGACTTTTTGCTCTGTTCGTAGTCGCTTGCCAGGTCCTGCTCATCGATGCATCGTTTCAGCCCGCACTTGTCCTGGACATGGCTAAAATTCTGCTCGAAAACTATTGCTTCCCAGAGAATCTAGTTGGCATGCGGGAGGCGATCCAACAAGCCATAAGCAGCGGAGAGATCTTACTCATCTCTGATCGGAAAACCCTGGCAGCTGTACTGAGTGCCGGCGTTCAAGGTGCACTCAATGACCCCAGACTGACCGTGTCTTACGAGCCTAATTATACTCCGATCACGCCACCCGCGCTCCAGTCGCTGCCCACGGAACAGCTGATACGGCTAATCAGGAATACTGTTAAACTGGAGCTGATGGATAACGACGTCGGTTACCTGAGGATTGACCGTATTATAGGTCAGGAGACTGCTGCAAAATTGGGACGCCTCCTTCACGACAACATCTGGAAGAAGGTCGCCCATACATCTGCGATGATCTTTGATCTGCGTTTCAGCACAGCAGGAGAGATCTCCGGCGTGCCATACATTATTTCATACTTTTCGGACTCTGAGCCGCTTTTGCACATAGACACAATCTATGAACGACCCACCAACACTACTAAGGAGTTATGGACGATGCCGAATCTTCTGGGTGAACGATATGGGAAATTAAAAGAGCTAATCGTTTTAATCAGCAAGCGCACTACGGGGGCAGCAGAAGCTGTAGCCTACATCCTAAAACACCTAAAAAGAGCCATTATTGTTGGAGAAAGGTCGGCTGGTGGGTCGGTTAAGGTTGATAAGTTAAGGGTTGGCAATTCTGGGTTTTATATAACAGTCCCTGTTGCTAAATCCGTGAACCCCATCACGGGACAGAGTTGGGAGGTGACCGGGGTGTCTCCATCCGTTAACATTAACCCAAAGGAAGGGATCTCCAAAGCCAAATCCCTCATCACCATCAGAAAATCAATCCTGAAAGCGGTTCAAAGAGTGTCAGATATCATTCAACGATTTTATGCATTCAAAGATAAAATCCCAGCTTTGCTCAACCACCTTTCTAAAACAGATTTTTCCacagtgatttctgaagagGATTTGGCGTCGAAACTTAATTACGAGCTGCAGTCCATCTTTGAAGACCCTCGTTTAAATATTAAGACTTTGCAAGGATCATCCGACAAGGGGCAAGAACCACCGACAACACCTTCATCTGTTGGTAATCTAAACGATGCATCCTTCAAACTGGAAATTATATCAGGAAACATTGGATATCTGCGATTCGACAGGTTCCCGACAGCTACAGTTTTGATAGAACTAGAGGATCAAATGAAAGAGAAGATCTGGCAACCAGTCAGAGACACAGAAAACCTGATTATTGACCTGCGCTATAACACCGGCGGATCCACCGAGGCCTTGCCCATTCTGCTTTCCTACATGTTTGACGTCTCATCAAAAACCCACCTCTTTTCAATCTACGACAGCATCCAGAACGTGACCGTTGATTTTCACACCCTCCGTAACATCAGTGGGCCTTCCTATGGTTCCAGGAAAGGTGTTTATATTTTGACAAGCTACAACACAGCTGAAGCTGGAGAAGAGTTTGCGTACCTGATGCAGTCCTTGCACCGAGGCACTGTTGTAGGAGAAATCACTTCCGGAATGCTCCTTCATTCCAGGACTTTTCCAGTCGAGGAAACAAGCCTCGGCATTACCGTCCCTGTTGTGAATTTCATCGATATACACGGGGAATGCTGGCTTGGAGGTGGAGTCGTTCCAGATGCCATAGTGCTTGCCGAAGATGCAGTTGAGCGAGGTCAAGAAATCATTGCGTTTCACAAAGATATTCCAGCTTTGGTGCGAGAAGCTGGAGAGCTCTTGGAAAAACATTACACTGGAGCTGAGATTGCAGCTAAAGCGAGTAAACTGCTACAGTCCAAACTAACAGAAGGACTTTATCGCTCAGTCGTTGACTATGAATCTCTTGCATCTCAACTCACCGCAGATCTCCAAGAGATCTCAGGGGATCACAGGCTGCACATTTTTAACTGTGAAATTGAACCAGAATCCCTTCACAGTGTTCCCAAAATCCCTTCTCCTGAAGAGGCAGGGTTCATCATTGATGCTATGTTCAAAGTAGAGGTATTGCCTGGAAATATTGGCTATTTGAGATCCGACATGATGGAAGACATAAAGGTTCTGCGAGCAATTGGTCCCCAGCTTGTCAGAGTTGTATGGAACAAACTGGTGAACACGGAAATGCTCATAATTGATCTGAGATATAACACAGGCGGCTATTCCACAGCTATTCCACTCCTTTGTACCTATTTCTTTGACGCACAACCCTTGAAACACCTTTACACTATTTTTGATCCCCCCAAAAGAAATGCAACAAAGGTTATGACCCTTCCCGAAGTGCTAGGACAAAGGTACGGCTCTCAGAAAGACATCTATATCTTGACAAGTCACATAACTGGATCAGCTGCTGAAGCGTTCACCAGAACAATGAAAGACCTGAAAAGGGCCACTGTTATTGGAGAGCCCACTGTCGGAGGTGCCCTCTCGAGTGGAACGTACCAAATTGGGAACAGCATCCTATATGTTTCCATTCCCAACCAAGCCGTTTTGAGCGCGGTTACTGGAAAAGCATGGAGCGTGTCTGGTGTTGAACCACATATAGCCGCTCAATCAAGTGAGGCGCTCAGTGTTGCCCAGAAAATTATTAGTGCAAAAGACCAAAAGAAAAAGTCAGGGAAATAG
- the gdf2 gene encoding growth/differentiation factor 2, which translates to MSKIRTAMLLFWFPESVGHGSEPRGTPISKDRPQTKASRTSPIHFSHQTKMRGLRYLFLLTSINFVASVGLCEGKPLGEISSLEDALIVQEEERDLEDENDLENYLGFMKEDFLRKLNLSSVPQEHRKVQPPQFMMELYNKYASDKTSIPRSDVIRSFVVQDVIFSIRQANKTQHRLLFNISIPNHEEITSVQLRLFTLWEKSKVTCADPLASVNVYEVEYEQSANILNLLDGRDVTEGRSAWEAFDVSGAVRSWQESGRGAGELQVEIQQDCQALDVSLALERNSSVVLIVFSDDLGNRKGEAMKEVKDMLLHEKERGFLDVNQHLRRKRKATNNYCRRTSLKVNFKDIGWDKWIVAPPEYDAYECKGVCYYPLTDDLTPSKHAIIQTLVNLSNPKKASMACCVPTKLDPITVMYQEKGVITVRHLYEEMKVAKCGCR; encoded by the exons ATGTCAAAGATAAGGACGGCTATGCTACTATTTTGGTTTCCAGAGAGTGTGGGGCATGGGAGTGAACCTCGAGGAACCCCGATTTCAAAAGATCGTCCGCAAACGAAAGCCAGCAGAACATCACCTATCCATTTTAGCCACCAAACGAAGATGCGGGGTTTGCGCTATTTGTTCCTCCTGACCTCCATCAATTTTGTCGCTTCGGTTGGGCTTTGCGAGGGGAAGCCTTTAGGAGAGATCTCCAGTCTGGAAGATGCCTTGATCGTTCAGGAAGAAGAGCGAGACCTTGAGGACGAAAATGACTTGGAGAACTATTTGGGCTTCATGAAGGAAGATTTTCTGAGGAAGCTGAATTTATCGAGCGTGCCGCAAGAGCACCGAAAGGTTCAGCCTCCTCAGTTCATGATGGAGCTCTATAATAAATACGCTTCTGACAAGACTTCCATCCCTCGGTCGGATGTCATCCGGAGCTTCGTCGTCCAGG ATGTTATTTTTTCCATCAGACAGGCcaataaaacacagcacaggCTTCTATTCAACATTTCCATCCCGAATCACGAGGAGATCACGTCGGTGCAGCTCAGGCTCTTCACTCTCTGGGAGAAGAGTAAAGTCACCTGCGCCGACCCGCTCGCGTCCGTCAACGTTTACGAAGTGGAGTACGAGCAGAGCGCGAACATATTAAACCTTCTGGACGGGAGAGACGTGACCGAGGGCAGAAGCGCTTGGGAGGCCTTCGACGTGAGCGGGGCCGTCAGGAGCTGGCAGGAGTCTGGACGCGGGGCCGGAGAACTCCAGGTGGAGATCCAACAAGACTGCCAAGCCCTGGACGTCAGCCTGGCGTTAGAGCGCAACAGCTCGGTGGTCTTGATCGTTTTCTCCGATGATCTCGGGAACAGAAAGGGAGAGGCGATGAAAGAGGTTAAAGACATGCTTCTTCACGAGAAGGAGCGCGGGTTTCTGGACGTGAACCAGCATCTCCGGAGAAAGAGGAAAGCCACGAACAATTACTGCCGGAGGACTTCTCTGAAGGTCAACTTCAAGGACATCGGATGGGACAAATGGATCGTGGCTCCGCCTGAGTACGATGCTTACGAGTGTAAAGGAGTGTGTTACTACCCCCTCACAGATGATCTGACCCCCTCCAAGCATGCCATCATACAAACTCTGGTGAACCTGAGCAATCCTAAGAAAGCGAGCATGGCGTGCTGCGTCCCGACCAAGCTGGATCCGATCACCGTCATGTATCAAGAAAAGGGGGTCATTACGGTCCGACACCTGTACGAGGAGATGAAAGTAGCTAAGTGTGGATGCAGGTAG
- the gdf10b gene encoding growth/differentiation factor 10b yields MASVCAVARALLCLNIVKVYFVNSSEPNGDVPATQPSFHSPARDMMTVNMYRVYDKYSKKHHHHHHHHHQQNINTVRSFKGVPEISRHKVVFRFNLTSIPDSEAILMSTLHFLDQQARPRPWACRRSRGAPCRLQHLQSPTITHLIIEGTSPNAAVPSQLSNITLSPNRKGLWQITDVSSAIKQAHANGELSITVEFDFGHRRRPDRSSPQSLPFVLVYADDGAITEPNSVAASLQRYSPSPAHEDARTEAPASSLNSRIRREVDHLQSNHLPDLRYNDLKSGEMWEGAFFVKKPKSLSKGPENHGGLRGSRELSFDEKTMKKARRKQWSEPRMCSRRYLRVDFADIGWSEWILAPKAFDAYYCAGTCGFPIPKVVRPSNHATIQSIVRAVGIVPGVPEPCCVPDEMSSLTVLFLDSGRNMVVKIYPGMSVETCACR; encoded by the exons ATGGCATCAGTGTGCGCGGTGGCACGCGCTCTTCTCTGCCTGAACATCGTCAAAGTTTACTTCGTGAACTCGTCTGAACCGAACGGAGATGTTCCTGCGACCCAGCCGTCGTTCCACAGCCCTGCTCGAGACATGATGACTGTTAACATGTACAGAGTTTATGATAAATACAGCAAgaagcatcatcatcatcatcatcatcatcatcaacagaACATAAACACCGTCCGAAGCTTTAAAGGAGTCCCGG AGATCTCGCGCCACAAGGTGGTGTTCCGCTTCAACCTGACCTCCATCCCCGATTCGGAGGCGATACTGATGTCAACTCTGCACTTTCTCGACCAACAAGCTCGCCCGCGGCCTTGGGCCTGCCGTCGTTCCCGAGGAGCCCCGTGCCGTCTCCAGCACCTCCAGTCCCCGACCATCACGCATCTCATCATCGAGGGAACGTCCCCAAACGCCGCCGTCCCCTCGCAGCTGAGCAACATCACGCTGTCTCCTAACAGAAAGGGGCTTTGGCAGATTACAGACGTATCATCAGCTATCAAACAAGCGCACGCGAACGGCGAGCTCTCGATTACCGTCGAGTTCGACTTCGGCCATCGGAGACGTCCGGATCGCTCGTCTCCTCAAAGCCTGCCGTTCGTGCTCGTGTACGCCGATGACGGAGCGATAACGGAGCCCAACAGTGTGGCTGCGAGTCTGCAGAGATACAGTCCGTCTCCTGCGCACGAGGACGCCAGGACCGAAGCACCGGCATCTTCACTCAACTCTAGAATCAGAAGGGAAGTAGACCACCTGCAGAGTAACCACCTGCCTGACCTCCGGTACAACGATCTGAAGAGCGGGGAGATGTGGGAGGgagctttttttgtgaaaaagccCAAATCCTTGTCGAAAGGTCCGGAAAATCACGGAGGGCTGAGGGGGTCGAGGGAGCTCAGCTTCGACGAGAAGACCATGAAAAAAGCCAGACGCAAGCAGTGGAGCGAGCCGCGAATGTGTTCTCGCCGCTACCTGAGGGTGGACTTCGCCGACATCGGCTGGAGCGAATGGATATTGGCGCCGAAGGCATTCGACGCCTACTACTGCGCAGGAACGTGCGGCTTCCCGATCCCAAAG GTGGTCCGTCCGTCCAACCACGCCACCATCCAGAGCATCGTGAGAGCCGTGGGGATCGTCCCCGGGGTCCCAGAGCCCTGCTGCGTCCCGGACGAGATGAGCTCTCTGACTGTGCTCTTCCTGGACTCCGGCAGGAACATGGTGGTAAAGATCTATCCCGGCATGTCCGTGGAGACCTGCGCCTGTCGATAA